From one Esox lucius isolate fEsoLuc1 chromosome 11, fEsoLuc1.pri, whole genome shotgun sequence genomic stretch:
- the LOC106023695 gene encoding NACHT, LRR and PYD domains-containing protein 3 isoform X4 has translation MSKRSKLFLLSRLFLLDQDEGKQKVNPGSNLIAQHKQNKDILCIRDKIKVQQKKRCETILEDISSPKKSALNKVYTELYIVTCDSTSINKEHEVWHAETAHLRDASKVSMIKCQDIFKPEEEDEDTTIRTVMTKGIAGIGKSVAVQKLNLDWANGKANQDLDFVFLLSFRALNLIKDQYSLHKLLQEFYPQLKEIDMITYDEHKILFILDGLDESKLRLEFDENRLNLTSVSESATLDVLLMNLIAGPLLPNALIWITSRPVASNQIPSQYIDRVTEIRGFNDAQKDEYFQRKISDPETARHIISLIKTSRSLYIMCHIPVFCWMAVTVLEDILLKGNKEDPKPQSLPTTITEMYLHYLRIQTNISSQKHRSTGGTQCTLMSNKDIILKLGKLAYDNLESQNVLFTEQDLSNCGISVTEAATCPGLCTELVEFEYGLYPKKLYCFVHLSVQEFFAALYAFHEFENNRFDSLKALRRRKGSSRIDFLKGAIDSALNSKNGHLDLFTRFLVGLSHESSRDILQGILERTNSSSECHKKLNTYIKNLKRKDLSPERCLNLIHCLLQLKEHSILQKDNNEASSDTPLTPFQCSLLAYKFIISEKPQEFDFRNKKTSDEGFYRLAPALLSCTTALLNFCHITPLQCATVASVLRSEFSRLTVLDLGHNNLGDAGVKHLCDGLGHPNCKVKSLNLSHNNVGNQGVEELCRVLTRPKLKLLILDLSCNDFGDSGLKLLAYALHDGSTLQVLRLSGCSITLHGDVKSVLDIALRSDPFQMKELDLSYNPIRETDLDFPQELNLIMDPRAESRNEQGLYKYACELTLDPNTVNSLLLLSKEDRKVTRLSTNQQYPNTEERFDACIQVLCKESLCQRHYLEVECLHNVKVGMAYRRIIRKGVSDCVRLGHNADSWALYTSESKSYAQHSNILHSLHIPEIKAGAPYRLGVFLDWPAGILSFYMVNNGKPVPLYAYYSTFTEPLYFAIGLNSPTATVSL, from the exons ATGTCCAAGAGATCAAAACTATTTCTG TTATCACGTTTATTCCTTTTAGACCAAGATGAGGGGAAGCAGAAAGTGAACCCTGGATCTAATCTG ATTGCGCAACACAAGCAGAATAAAG ACATCCTTTGCATCAGAGACAAGATCAAAGTACAACAGAAGAAAAGGTGTGAAACCATACTAGAGGATATTTCAAGCCCCAAGAAATCAGCCCTTAACAAGGTGTACACAGAGTTGTACATCGTCACCTGTGATTCTACCAGCATCAATAAGGAACACGAGGTGTGGCATGCTGAGACGGCACACCTCAGAGACGCCTCGAAGGTCTCCATGATAAAATGTCAAGATATCTTCAAACCtgaagaagaagatgaagaCACAACCATCAGAACTGTGATGACAAAGGGAATCGCCGGCATTGGAAAGTCTGTAGCTGTTCAGAAGCTGAACTTAGACTGGGCCAACGGAAAAGCAAATCAAGATCTAGATTTTGTTTTCCTACTATCTTTCCGGGCGTTGAACTTGATAAAAGACCAGTACAGTCTCCATAAACTTCTTCAGGAATTCTACCCTCAACTCAAAGAAATAGACATGATTACGTATGATGAACATAAGATTCTGTTCATTCTTGATGGACTGGATGAAAGCAAACTGCGACTGGAGTTTGATGAAAACAGGCTGAATCTGACATCTGTGTCTGAGTCTGCTACACTGGACGTTTTGCTAATGAACCTCATTGCTGGGCCTCTTCTACCTAATGCTTTAATTTGGATAACCTCCCGTCCAGTAGCTTccaatcagatcccttcacAGTATATTGATCGAGTTACAGAGATCCGAGGGTTTAATGATGCTCAAAAGGACGAGTACTTTCAAAGAAAAATCAGCGATCCTGAGACGGCCAGACACATCATCTCATTAATAAAAACATCCCGGAGCCTCTACATCATGTGTCATATACCGGTGTTCTGCTGGATGGCTGTAACTGTGCTTGAAGATATACTGCTTAAAGGCAACAAGGAAGATCCAAAGCCTCAATCTTTGCCTACAACCATCACTGAGATGTACCTGCACTACTTAAGGATCCAAACAAATATCAGTTCTCAGAAACACAGATCTACAGGTGGCACGCAATGTACTTTGATGTCAAACAAAGACATCATTTTAAAATTGGGAAAGCTGGCATATGACAACCTGGAAAGTCAAAATGTGCTTTTTACAGAACAGGACTTGAGCAACTGTGGTATTAGTGTCACGGAAGCTGCTACCTGCCCAGGGCTCTGTACGGAACTTGTAGAGTTTGAGTATGGACTTTATCCAAAGAAACTATATTGTTTTGTCCACTTGAGTGTTCAGGAGTTTTTTGCTGCTCTGTACGCATTTCATGAATTTGAAAATAACAGGTTTGACTCACTAAAAGCCTTACGCAGAAGGAAAGGAAGCTCTAGGATTGATTTTCTCAAAGGTGCCATTGACAGTGCATTGAATAGTAAAAATGGTCACCTGGACCTCTTCACACGCTTCCTTGTTGGGCTCTCTCACGAGTCCAGCCGGGACATCCTTCAAGGCATTTTGGAGAGAACAAACAGCAGCTCAGAATGCCACAAAAAGTTAAATACATACATCAAAAACTTAAAAAGAAAGGacctctccccagagagatgcCTTAACTTGATCCACTGTCTGCTTCAGCTGAAGGAACACAGCATTCTACAAAAGGACAACAATGAAGCCTCTTCAGACACACCGCTTACTCCATTTCAGTGCTCCCTCTTGGCATATAAGTTCATTATATCAGAGAAGCCACAAGAGTTTGACTTcaggaataaaaaaacatcagatGAGGGTTTTTACAGACTGGCTCCCGCCTTGCTCTCTTGTACTACGGCGTT GCTCAACTTTTGTCACATCACACCACTGCAATGTGCAACTGTGGCCTCAGTGCTTCGATCTGAGTTCTCCCGTCTGACAGTCCTAGATCTGGGCCACAACAACCTTGGCGATGCAGGAGTGAAACACCTCTGTGATGGTTTGGGGCACCCCAACTGTAAGGTCAAATCTCTGAACCTCAGCCACAACAATGTGGGAAATCAAGGTGTCGAGGAACTCTGCCGAGTTTTGACACGTCCCAAGTTAAAACTTCTGATTTTGGACCTCAGCTGCAATGACTTTGGGGACTCTGGGTTGAAGTTGCTTGCTTATGCTCTCCATGATGGCTCTACACTGCAGGTTCTGAG GCTATCTGGCTGTTCAATCACATTGCATGGTGATGTGAAATCTGTTCTTGACATAGCTTTGAGGTCAGATCCCTTCCAAATGAAAGAGCtagatctgagctacaatcccATCAGAGAAACTGATCTGGATTTCCCACAAGAGTTGAATCTTAT catgGACCCCAGAGCAGAGAGCAGGAATGAACAAGGcctatataaat ATGCATGTGAACTCACTCTAGACCCCAACACAGTAAACAGTCTCCTACTTCTGTCTAAGGAGGACAGGAAAGTTACTCGCCTGAGCACCAATCAGCAGTATCCCAACACTGAAGAGAGGTTTGATGCATGCATCCAAGTGCTATGTAAAGAGAGCCTCTGCCAGCGACATTACCTGGAGGTAGAGTGTCTACACAATGTTAAAGTAGGCATGGCCTACAGGCGAATAATAAGGAAAGGTGTCAGTGATTGTGTTAGACTAGGACACAATGCAGATTCTTGGGCTTTGTATACTTCGGAAAGTAAGAGCTATGCACAGCACAGCAATATTTTGCACAGTTTACACATCCCTGAAATCAAAGCAGGTGCGCCTTATAGATTAGGAGTGTTTCTGGATTGGCCAGCCGgaattttgtctttttatatgGTCAACAATGGGAAACCGGTCCCTCTGTATGCATACTActccacattcactgagcccctttATTTTGCAATTGGACTAAACTCTCCGACTGCAACCGTTTCTCTGTAA
- the LOC106023695 gene encoding uncharacterized protein LOC106023695 isoform X5, giving the protein MKNCGEKASDIMSQIIKCLKHKSKQRKMCQGKDKENRTPASMVENDDEQVMDVTTPSMTTHVGGALAENRNATTADNGSSVFAPNISGCVFYGDVNVQEIKTISDQDEGKQKVNPGSNLIAQHKQNKDILWIRKHPLHQRQDQSTTEEKV; this is encoded by the exons ATGAAGAACTGCGGTGAAAAGGCCAGTGACATTATGTcacaaattataaaatgtttaaaacacaAGAGTAAACAGAGAAAAATGTGTCAAG GAAAGGACAAGGAGAATAGGACTCCTGCCAGTATGGTGGAgaatgatgatgaacag GTGATGGATGTGACCACTCCATCTATGACCACACATGTTGGAGGAGCACTTGCTGAGAACAGAAATGCAACAACAGCAGATAATGGAAGcagtgtttttgcaccaaacataagTGGATGTGTATTTTATGGGGATGTGAATGTCCAAGAGATCAAAACTATTTCTG ACCAAGATGAGGGGAAGCAGAAAGTGAACCCTGGATCTAATCTG ATTGCGCAACACAAGCAGAATAAAG ACATCCTTTGGATCAGAAA ACATCCTTTGCATCAGAGACAAGATCAAAGTACAACAGAAGAAAAGGTGTGA